One window of Candidatus Poribacteria bacterium genomic DNA carries:
- a CDS encoding catalase-peroxidase (has catalase and peroxidase activities), translated as EPQLWQDPVPDVDHELIDAQDIAALKTKILESGLSISQLVSTAWASAATFRGTDKRGGANGARIRLAPQKDWEVNNPSELEKVIQTLEEIQAEFNDAQSDGKRVSLADVIVLAGGAGVEAAAKNADIDVQVPFAPGRTDALQEQTDVESFAVLEPTADGFRNYIANGHERTAEELLVDRAHMLTLTAPEMTVLVGGLRVLDTNVCESGFGIFTDRPETLTTDFFTNLLNMNIEWAASATDENIFEGRHRLTGDLKWTGTRVDLVFGSNSRLRAIAEIYACDDAQETFVRDFVAAWNKVMNLDRFDLA; from the coding sequence GGAACCGCAGTTGTGGCAAGACCCCGTCCCTGATGTCGATCATGAATTGATTGACGCGCAAGACATCGCTGCCTTGAAGACTAAGATTCTCGAATCAGGACTGTCCATTTCTCAGCTCGTTTCAACCGCTTGGGCATCTGCGGCAACATTCCGCGGCACTGACAAGCGTGGTGGCGCGAACGGCGCACGCATTCGCCTTGCACCGCAAAAGGATTGGGAAGTCAACAATCCGTCTGAACTTGAGAAGGTAATTCAGACCCTTGAAGAGATTCAAGCGGAATTTAACGACGCGCAATCCGACGGCAAGCGGGTCTCACTCGCTGACGTGATCGTTCTCGCTGGGGGTGCAGGCGTTGAGGCTGCCGCAAAGAACGCTGACATTGACGTACAGGTTCCCTTCGCTCCAGGGCGCACGGACGCGTTGCAGGAGCAAACCGATGTCGAATCGTTTGCTGTGCTTGAACCGACTGCCGACGGATTCCGCAACTATATCGCAAACGGACACGAGAGAACAGCCGAAGAACTGCTGGTGGATCGCGCACACATGCTGACGCTCACCGCACCTGAGATGACCGTTCTCGTCGGTGGCTTGCGCGTCCTGGATACAAACGTTTGTGAATCCGGATTCGGTATCTTCACCGATCGTCCCGAGACGTTAACAACGGATTTCTTCACGAACCTGCTTAACATGAACATTGAGTGGGCAGCATCCGCTACAGACGAGAATATATTCGAGGGACGCCATCGCTTGACAGGCGATCTCAAGTGGACCGGCACCCGGGTCGACCTTGTATTCGGCTCAAACTCCCGACTCCGAGCCATTGCGGAAATCTACGCATGCGATGACGCACAAGAAACATTTGTGCGTGACTTCGTCGCTGCGTGGAACAAGGTCATGAATCTTGACCGTTTCGACCTTGCCTAA